In the genome of Enterococcus hirae ATCC 9790, one region contains:
- a CDS encoding LacI family DNA-binding transcriptional regulator — MAITVKDVAKKAGVATSTVSRVINDHPSISEATKKKVQKVMDELGYVPNITARNLGKRISSAIGVILPPLDSKERIGNPFYLEIMEAINEEARRYDLTTAIATAKNFDTLLENVQRMHLQKQVDGFILVYSDSEDPVIDYLYTNEIPFTLIGQPYRHENEIIYVDNDNQLLGKQATDFLIQNGHESILFVTNTTHESLYFERYFGYQKALMLAGLTVHPSVVIEQPEDYLAFDAILKKSQATALVVIDDIFALRTMQLAQMYGYRIPDTLSIISFNNSIFATLTHPYLTSIDIDISELGRVAMQKLYELIHDEISSGVRLVIPHQLVKRETVVPRL; from the coding sequence ATGGCGATCACAGTGAAGGATGTAGCCAAAAAAGCTGGTGTTGCGACCTCGACCGTTTCACGGGTCATCAATGACCATCCAAGCATCTCAGAGGCAACCAAAAAGAAAGTACAAAAAGTCATGGATGAACTAGGCTATGTACCAAATATCACTGCTAGAAATCTAGGGAAAAGAATTTCTAGCGCAATTGGCGTCATTCTCCCACCCCTTGATTCAAAAGAACGGATTGGGAATCCTTTTTATCTTGAGATCATGGAAGCGATCAATGAAGAAGCACGCCGTTATGATCTGACAACTGCTATAGCAACAGCCAAAAATTTTGATACTTTATTAGAAAACGTGCAACGGATGCATCTGCAAAAACAAGTCGATGGGTTTATTTTAGTTTATTCCGACAGTGAAGATCCTGTCATAGATTATCTCTATACGAATGAGATTCCTTTCACTTTGATTGGTCAGCCTTACCGACATGAGAATGAAATCATTTATGTCGATAATGATAACCAATTATTAGGTAAACAAGCCACGGATTTCTTGATTCAAAACGGTCATGAAAGCATTCTTTTCGTAACCAATACAACCCACGAGAGCCTTTACTTCGAACGTTATTTTGGCTACCAAAAAGCCTTGATGCTAGCTGGACTTACAGTTCATCCTAGTGTAGTGATCGAACAACCCGAAGATTATTTAGCTTTTGATGCCATTTTGAAAAAGTCCCAAGCAACAGCGCTGGTAGTCATTGACGATATTTTTGCCTTACGAACGATGCAACTAGCACAGATGTATGGCTATCGAATTCCTGATACCCTATCGATCATCAGCTTCAATAACTCTATTTTCGCTACATTGACTCACCCTTATTTAACCAGTATCGATATCGATATTTCTGAATTAGGAAGGGTTGCAATGCAAAAATTATACGAATTGATCCACGATGAAATCAGCAGCGGTGTTCGTTTAGTCATTCCTCATCAACTCGTCAAACGAGAAACCGTCGTTCCTCGTTTATAA
- a CDS encoding aldose epimerase family protein: MSKPSITVIPIPNTNLKQITLKNDELTVVLLNYGARLHQILAPDKNGHLENVLLSYDSLEDVLKDQSYFGATIGPVAGRIKNGSWADHQLEKNEGNHHIHGGSNGWAFQYWEVEVFETPTAIGVVFYLQDTFSGYPGPITATVTYQIVQNNLEMITKTSSSTETICNPTNHAYFNLSGNGKRDIYDHELTIQTDGILALDHEKIPTGEVIALSDLPLNFKHPHSLLEILTNDPNGLDDAFVLSTPKRTKKILTLTEKQAGRQLSIATTSKSMVLFSTTGFEADFLINGQKMHSNYGLAIEPQELPDAVHFPEFGSIALYPGQEKICSTTYQFHRLNEKQV; this comes from the coding sequence ATGTCTAAACCTTCCATCACTGTGATCCCCATTCCCAACACCAACTTGAAGCAAATCACATTGAAGAACGACGAACTCACAGTCGTTCTTCTCAACTACGGGGCAAGGCTTCATCAAATTCTAGCTCCAGATAAAAATGGTCACTTAGAAAATGTCTTATTATCTTATGATTCCTTAGAAGACGTTTTAAAAGATCAAAGCTATTTTGGGGCAACGATTGGACCAGTCGCTGGCAGAATTAAAAATGGCTCTTGGGCTGATCATCAGCTAGAAAAAAACGAAGGAAATCACCATATCCATGGTGGTTCAAACGGTTGGGCATTTCAGTATTGGGAGGTAGAAGTTTTTGAGACTCCTACAGCGATCGGTGTTGTTTTTTATTTGCAGGATACTTTTTCCGGTTATCCCGGTCCGATCACCGCAACCGTTACGTATCAGATTGTTCAAAATAATTTAGAAATGATCACCAAGACAAGCAGCTCGACTGAAACCATCTGCAACCCAACGAATCATGCGTATTTCAATCTTTCTGGCAATGGCAAACGAGATATCTACGATCATGAACTAACGATCCAAACAGATGGAATATTAGCCTTAGATCACGAAAAAATACCAACTGGTGAAGTGATCGCTCTCAGCGACTTACCGCTTAATTTTAAACACCCACATTCGCTACTGGAAATTTTAACGAATGATCCAAACGGACTAGATGATGCTTTTGTTTTAAGTACGCCTAAACGAACGAAGAAAATACTTACCTTGACCGAAAAGCAAGCGGGGCGCCAGTTGTCTATAGCAACGACGAGCAAAAGTATGGTATTATTTTCTACGACTGGATTTGAAGCAGATTTTTTAATCAATGGGCAAAAAATGCACTCAAATTATGGGTTGGCAATTGAACCACAAGAACTTCCTGATGCCGTTCATTTCCCTGAATTTGGGTCAATCGCATTATATCCGGGACAAGAAAAAATTTGCTCTACCACTTATCAATTTCATCGTTTAAATGAAAAGCAAGTCTAG